The proteins below are encoded in one region of Fimbriimonadaceae bacterium:
- the pyrH gene encoding UMP kinase produces the protein MPDLHYKRVLLKISGEALAGKYGFGLDAETLAYISREVARVHELGVEVAIVVGGGNFFRGEVFSETGQIDRTVADQMGMMGTIMNGLALQSAVERLGLPTRVQSAIAVSEVCEPFIQRRAMRHLEKGRVVIFAAGTGNPYFTTDTAAVLRALEIKAGCLLKATKVDGVYDKDPKKHADAVKYHTLGYSEALSKRLAVMDQTAFTMCREHNLPVIVLDLHEAGGMAKAVQGQPVGTLVEGE, from the coding sequence GTGCCAGACCTCCATTACAAACGCGTGCTCCTAAAGATCAGCGGCGAAGCGCTCGCCGGCAAGTACGGGTTTGGGCTCGACGCCGAGACCCTCGCCTACATCTCTCGGGAAGTGGCCAGGGTGCACGAACTTGGCGTGGAAGTGGCGATCGTCGTGGGCGGAGGCAACTTCTTCCGGGGCGAGGTCTTCAGCGAGACCGGCCAGATCGACCGCACCGTGGCCGACCAGATGGGCATGATGGGGACCATCATGAACGGCCTGGCCCTGCAGAGCGCGGTCGAACGGCTTGGCCTTCCGACCCGCGTCCAGAGCGCCATCGCGGTCAGCGAGGTCTGCGAGCCTTTCATCCAGCGCCGTGCCATGCGGCACCTGGAGAAGGGAAGGGTCGTGATCTTTGCGGCGGGGACGGGGAACCCCTACTTCACGACGGACACCGCTGCCGTGCTTCGCGCGCTGGAGATCAAGGCCGGCTGTCTTCTTAAGGCCACCAAGGTCGACGGAGTCTATGACAAAGACCCGAAAAAGCACGCCGACGCCGTGAAGTATCACACGCTGGGCTACAGCGAGGCGCTTTCCAAGCGTTTAGCGGTTATGGACCAGACGGCCTTCACAATGTGCCGGGAACATAACCTGCCCGTCATCGTGTTAGACTTGCACGAGGCCGGCGGGATGGCGAAGGCAGTCCAGGGCCAGCCCGTGGGCACGCTCGTCGAAGGAGAATGA
- the frr gene encoding ribosome recycling factor produces MKQAVEATLHDFQRIRTGRANPIVLERVTVEYYGVETPVNQVANISVPEARQILIQPFEKNMTGAIEKAILKSDIGVTPNNDGTGIRLNFPPMNEERRKELTKQVHHRAEEGCVAVRNIRRDALHHLAAAEKAKEISEDELKGHEKRIQELTDKYVDEVHDLQKKKDAELMEI; encoded by the coding sequence ATGAAACAGGCCGTGGAGGCCACATTGCACGACTTCCAACGCATTCGCACGGGACGGGCCAATCCCATCGTGCTAGAACGCGTGACGGTCGAGTACTACGGAGTGGAAACCCCGGTGAACCAGGTCGCGAACATCTCGGTGCCGGAGGCGCGCCAGATCCTCATCCAGCCCTTCGAGAAGAACATGACGGGGGCCATCGAGAAGGCCATCTTGAAGAGCGACATCGGGGTCACCCCGAACAACGATGGCACGGGCATCCGCCTCAACTTCCCACCCATGAACGAAGAGCGCCGCAAGGAGCTCACCAAGCAAGTCCACCACCGGGCCGAGGAAGGGTGCGTCGCCGTGAGGAACATCCGGCGTGACGCGCTCCACCACCTGGCCGCCGCTGAGAAGGCGAAGGAGATCAGCGAGGACGAACTGAAGGGCCACGAAAAGAGGATCCAGGAACTCACCGACAAGTACGTCGATGAAGTCCACGACCTTCAAAAGAAGAAAGACGCCGAGCTGATGGAGATTTAA
- the uppS gene encoding di-trans,poly-cis-decaprenylcistransferase translates to MAAVRHSEREARNATQARALDAGVDLARLPRHVAVIMDGNGRWASGRGLQRLIGHRQGYRTLRDILLASSELGIEVLTVYAFSVENWRRPESEVGGLMRLIEEAAKSELRGLRQNNVRVRVAGRLDELPAPARRALDDLVETTQECDGITFVLAINYGGRAEIVDAVRALIREGVPEAEVTEEAVARRLYCPDLPEPDLMVRTAGEMRWSNFLLWQAAYAELFVTQVPWPEFNEAELVRAILEYQRRDRKFGMTSEQRKADG, encoded by the coding sequence TTGGCGGCGGTCCGCCATTCGGAGCGCGAAGCCCGTAACGCCACTCAGGCCAGGGCCTTGGACGCCGGGGTCGACCTGGCGCGGTTGCCGCGCCATGTCGCGGTCATCATGGACGGCAACGGCCGTTGGGCGAGCGGTCGGGGCTTGCAACGCCTGATCGGCCATCGGCAAGGCTATCGGACCCTCCGCGACATCTTGCTCGCCTCCAGCGAGCTCGGGATCGAGGTCCTCACCGTCTACGCGTTCTCAGTCGAGAACTGGCGAAGGCCGGAGTCCGAGGTAGGCGGCCTTATGCGCCTGATCGAGGAGGCGGCGAAGAGCGAGCTGCGCGGCCTGCGGCAGAACAACGTGCGCGTCCGCGTCGCGGGACGCCTGGACGAGCTCCCCGCCCCTGCTCGGCGCGCGCTCGATGACCTTGTCGAGACCACCCAGGAGTGCGACGGCATCACCTTCGTGCTGGCTATCAACTATGGAGGCAGGGCGGAGATCGTCGACGCCGTCCGCGCGCTCATCCGCGAGGGCGTGCCGGAAGCGGAGGTCACAGAGGAAGCCGTCGCCCGGCGGCTCTATTGCCCCGACCTGCCCGAGCCCGACCTCATGGTGCGGACGGCGGGAGAGATGCGCTGGAGCAACTTTCTTTTGTGGCAGGCCGCCTATGCCGAGCTCTTCGTGACCCAGGTGCCATGGCCCGAGTTCAATGAAGCCGAACTGGTCCGCGCCATCCTCGAATACCAGCGGCGAGACCGGAAGTTCGGCATGACCAGCGAGCAACGGAAAGCGGACGGCTGA
- a CDS encoding ATP-grasp domain-containing protein produces the protein MFKKILVANRGEIAVRVIRTARAMGVQTVAVASVADRDALHAKLADEVVEIGGPEPATSYLDVEKILDAARSTGSEAIHPGYGFLSERAEFARACREAGVTFIGPSPEAMDRLGAKIDAKQLAVENGVPVTPGLFEPGASDERLKHAASEIGYPVMLKASAGGGGRGMRLVRDPAEFDHEMAMARVEAVKAFGDGAMMVEKLVERPRHIEVQVLADSHGQVACLFERECSIQRRHQKLIEEAPSPVMTEDLWARMGDASRRLVAGAGYVGAGTVEFMYDEPAGEFYFLEVNARLQVEHPVTEAITGLDLVEWQLRIAAGEPLALPAGLLEGDRRRINGHAIEVRIVAEDPAKGFLPSTGEILGWAEPHGLGVRFDTGFGLGAEVSRYYDSLIAKLIVHRESRAAALKRLQAALMDTHILGPATNISYILDVLAHPSFGEGRFDTAFLGREFADWTAPTEFPAELATLVHEATARPVSRRGSVSQTPVWDRMDGFQIIDTVERPKLLP, from the coding sequence ATGTTCAAAAAGATCCTCGTGGCAAACCGGGGCGAGATTGCGGTCCGGGTGATCCGGACGGCGCGCGCCATGGGCGTGCAGACCGTGGCGGTTGCCAGCGTTGCGGACCGCGACGCCCTCCACGCGAAACTTGCCGACGAGGTCGTCGAGATCGGGGGGCCGGAGCCGGCCACAAGCTACCTCGACGTGGAGAAGATCCTCGACGCGGCCCGATCCACGGGGAGCGAAGCGATCCATCCCGGCTACGGCTTCCTCAGCGAGCGCGCAGAGTTCGCCCGGGCCTGCCGCGAGGCGGGCGTCACCTTCATCGGGCCGAGCCCAGAGGCAATGGACCGCCTTGGCGCGAAGATCGATGCGAAACAGCTCGCGGTCGAGAACGGCGTTCCCGTCACACCGGGCCTCTTCGAACCGGGCGCGAGCGACGAGCGACTCAAGCACGCCGCTAGCGAGATTGGCTACCCGGTCATGCTCAAGGCTTCGGCCGGAGGCGGGGGCAGGGGCATGCGCCTTGTGCGCGACCCGGCCGAATTCGACCATGAGATGGCGATGGCCCGCGTCGAGGCGGTAAAGGCGTTCGGCGACGGGGCGATGATGGTGGAGAAACTGGTCGAGCGTCCCCGCCATATCGAGGTGCAGGTGCTGGCCGATTCGCACGGCCAGGTCGCCTGCCTCTTCGAGCGCGAGTGCTCGATCCAGCGACGTCACCAGAAACTCATCGAAGAGGCGCCTTCGCCCGTGATGACCGAGGATCTCTGGGCTAGGATGGGCGACGCTTCGCGTCGGCTGGTCGCCGGGGCAGGCTATGTCGGGGCGGGCACGGTGGAATTCATGTACGACGAGCCGGCGGGCGAGTTCTACTTCCTGGAAGTCAACGCGCGCTTGCAAGTCGAGCACCCGGTGACGGAGGCGATCACCGGCCTCGACTTGGTCGAATGGCAGCTCCGAATTGCCGCGGGCGAGCCGCTCGCACTACCGGCCGGGCTCCTAGAAGGAGACCGAAGGCGCATCAACGGCCATGCGATCGAGGTGCGCATCGTCGCAGAAGACCCCGCCAAGGGGTTTCTCCCGAGCACGGGCGAGATCCTTGGTTGGGCGGAGCCTCACGGCCTGGGCGTCCGCTTCGACACCGGCTTTGGACTCGGCGCAGAGGTCTCGCGCTATTACGACTCGCTGATCGCCAAGCTGATCGTGCACCGTGAAAGCCGTGCAGCGGCGCTCAAGCGGCTGCAGGCGGCGCTCATGGACACCCACATCCTCGGCCCTGCCACGAACATCTCGTACATCCTGGACGTGTTGGCGCACCCTTCGTTCGGGGAGGGGCGGTTTGACACGGCCTTCCTGGGACGGGAGTTCGCCGACTGGACGGCTCCGACCGAGTTTCCGGCCGAGCTCGCGACCCTCGTCCATGAGGCGACGGCGCGGCCGGTCAGCCGCAGGGGCTCCGTCTCTCAGACACCTGTCTGGGACCGGATGGACGGCTTCCAGATCATCGATACGGTCGAACGGCCAAAGTTGCTTCCCTAG
- a CDS encoding cyclic nucleotide-binding domain-containing protein, with translation MDLFDTFRTHYITDGLTDEEVKGLCELGEFIERGDLEDIVREDEVSFDLYVLVEGSGEVRTPAGDVITRLKPGAIIGEFALLEDGQRSATVMSNGASRLLHLDGKKLMDLMETQPRIGMAIYRNLGKTLAQRLRSANVQIERLVSVFGA, from the coding sequence ATGGATCTCTTCGATACGTTCCGCACCCACTACATCACCGATGGCCTAACGGACGAAGAGGTCAAGGGCCTCTGCGAGCTTGGTGAGTTCATTGAGCGCGGAGATTTGGAGGACATCGTCCGAGAGGACGAGGTCTCCTTCGACCTCTACGTGCTGGTCGAGGGCAGCGGCGAAGTCCGCACCCCTGCGGGCGACGTGATCACGAGGCTGAAACCCGGCGCGATCATAGGCGAGTTCGCTTTGCTCGAAGACGGCCAGCGATCGGCCACGGTGATGAGCAACGGCGCCAGCCGGCTCTTGCACCTGGACGGCAAGAAGCTCATGGACCTGATGGAAACCCAGCCCCGAATCGGCATGGCGATCTACCGCAACCTCGGCAAGACCCTCGCTCAGCGCCTCCGCTCGGCGAACGTCCAGATCGAGCGCCTTGTCAGCGTGTTCGGTGCCTAG
- a CDS encoding electron transfer flavoprotein subunit beta/FixA family protein → MRIMVPVKRVVDPYAKVRPLADGSGLDVASVKFDVNPFDEIAVEEAVRMKEIDASVHVTAVGIGPSDAEEQLRKALAMGADEAILVETDDPMDSGVVAKELETVARELQPDLILMGKQATDDDNNQAGQMLAARLGWPQATFACKVERAEGRLRVTRETDHGEETLELPMPCLVTADLRLNEPRYIALPGIIKARSKPLTKRPRSTDAAPKTRVTRMDSPPPRAAGRRVGSVDELVAALKEAGVL, encoded by the coding sequence GTGAGGATCATGGTTCCGGTCAAACGGGTGGTCGACCCCTACGCAAAGGTGCGGCCCTTGGCGGACGGCAGCGGCCTAGATGTGGCCAGCGTCAAATTCGACGTCAACCCATTTGACGAGATTGCGGTGGAGGAGGCCGTCCGGATGAAGGAAATCGACGCCAGCGTCCACGTGACCGCGGTCGGCATCGGCCCGAGCGACGCGGAAGAGCAACTGCGCAAGGCTTTGGCCATGGGCGCCGACGAGGCCATCCTGGTCGAGACGGACGACCCCATGGATTCGGGCGTCGTGGCAAAGGAACTCGAAACCGTGGCACGCGAGCTCCAGCCAGACCTGATCCTGATGGGGAAGCAGGCCACCGACGACGACAACAACCAGGCCGGGCAGATGCTAGCAGCACGGCTCGGCTGGCCACAGGCCACCTTCGCCTGCAAGGTCGAACGGGCAGAGGGCAGGCTCCGGGTCACGCGCGAGACAGACCACGGCGAAGAGACTCTCGAATTACCGATGCCTTGCCTGGTGACCGCCGACCTCCGGCTGAACGAACCGCGCTACATCGCCTTGCCAGGCATCATCAAGGCGCGGTCCAAGCCCCTGACGAAGCGGCCCCGATCCACCGATGCGGCGCCGAAGACCCGGGTCACCAGAATGGATTCACCCCCGCCCCGGGCAGCCGGCCGCCGAGTCGGCTCCGTCGACGAACTTGTCGCCGCCCTGAAGGAGGCGGGAGTCCTGTGA
- a CDS encoding FAD-binding protein: MRLLGIAFDANDARACQAFAAALGCEFDLVQLTGVAVADAGAGKVMDAGLEDVPPADALAAALQGATSGYTHVAAPSSMQAKDLLARLAGLLDAAMVTDATGFTAPNLWARPIVAGTVMATVETLTEPVVVTFRAASFAKVEPAGASPVEAFQIAGASAVTRLAKTVRGGSRPDLTQAKVVVSGGRPLGDAETFERVIGGLADKLGGAVGATRAAVDSGIAANELQVGQTGKIVAPDLYIAAGISGSTQHMAGIKDSKVIVAINKDSEAPIFEVADFGLVADLFDAVPELTSKV, from the coding sequence GTGAGGCTGTTGGGGATCGCCTTCGATGCCAACGACGCCCGGGCGTGCCAGGCCTTCGCGGCCGCCCTCGGCTGCGAGTTCGACCTCGTGCAACTCACCGGTGTCGCCGTGGCCGATGCGGGCGCGGGCAAAGTGATGGACGCGGGACTGGAAGACGTGCCCCCGGCGGACGCCCTTGCCGCAGCCTTGCAGGGAGCCACCTCCGGGTACACCCACGTCGCCGCCCCGAGCTCGATGCAAGCCAAGGACTTGCTCGCCCGCTTGGCCGGGCTCCTCGATGCAGCCATGGTCACGGACGCAACCGGCTTCACCGCGCCGAACCTGTGGGCCCGGCCGATCGTGGCGGGGACGGTGATGGCGACGGTCGAGACACTCACCGAGCCCGTGGTCGTGACGTTCCGGGCCGCGTCGTTCGCCAAGGTGGAACCGGCCGGGGCGTCGCCTGTCGAGGCCTTTCAGATCGCCGGTGCCAGCGCCGTCACACGGCTGGCAAAGACGGTTCGCGGCGGGTCGCGACCAGACCTCACCCAAGCGAAAGTCGTGGTCTCTGGAGGGCGCCCCCTGGGCGATGCGGAGACCTTCGAGAGGGTGATCGGCGGCCTTGCCGACAAGCTCGGCGGAGCGGTCGGCGCGACACGCGCCGCGGTCGACTCAGGCATCGCCGCGAACGAACTCCAAGTGGGTCAAACAGGCAAGATTGTCGCACCAGACTTATACATAGCAGCGGGAATAAGCGGTTCGACCCAACACATGGCGGGCATCAAGGACTCGAAGGTGATCGTGGCGATCAACAAAGATTCCGAGGCGCCGATCTTCGAGGTCGCCGACTTTGGGCTCGTCGCGGACCTCTTCGACGCGGTGCCGGAACTGACCTCGAAAGTCTAG
- the carB gene encoding carbamoyl-phosphate synthase large subunit, producing MKILVIGSGPIIIGQAAEFDYAGSQACKSLREEGHEVVLINSNPATIMTDEETADRVYIEPLTPEFCERVIARERPDGLLPTLGGQTGLNLASQLAERGCLERYGVRLLGTQLDAIKKAEDRELFRSLMREIREPVPESWIVESEDDLQKLLDIAPYPCIIRPAYTLGGTGGGVARSREELWETGRKGLKLSMRSQLMVERSLLGWKEVEYEVMRDSRGNCITVCNMENLDPMGVHTGDSIVVAPSQTLSDIEYHMLRTASLKIIEALKIEGGCNVQLAVNPESFDYYVIEVNPRVSRSSALASKATGYPIARVAAKIAVGKTLDEIENAVTRSTKACFEPALDYVVVKIPRWPFDKFPGGDRRLSTQMKATGEVMAIDRTFEDALRKAVRGLEVRSKTLFEGPFTGVGDEALAEAVSQPTDERLWALAEALRRGWTVEEVNRLSRVDPWFLNKIKKLLENGDGPEKTVYKMVDTCAGEFESRTPYYYAAQESEDEALTTAID from the coding sequence ATGAAAATCCTCGTGATCGGCAGTGGCCCGATCATCATCGGCCAGGCCGCCGAGTTCGACTACGCGGGCAGCCAAGCCTGCAAGAGCCTTCGGGAAGAGGGCCACGAGGTGGTCCTGATCAACAGCAACCCGGCGACGATCATGACCGACGAGGAGACGGCAGACCGCGTTTATATCGAGCCGCTCACGCCCGAGTTTTGCGAACGCGTGATCGCGCGGGAGAGGCCGGACGGCCTCCTCCCCACCCTCGGCGGCCAGACCGGTTTGAACCTTGCGAGCCAGCTCGCGGAGCGTGGCTGCCTGGAACGCTACGGCGTGCGATTGCTCGGCACCCAGCTCGACGCGATCAAGAAAGCGGAGGACAGGGAGTTGTTCCGCTCGCTCATGCGCGAGATCCGAGAGCCCGTGCCCGAAAGCTGGATCGTGGAGAGCGAGGACGACCTCCAAAAGCTCCTCGACATCGCGCCTTACCCTTGCATCATCCGCCCCGCCTATACGCTCGGCGGCACCGGGGGAGGCGTGGCCCGCAGCCGCGAAGAGCTCTGGGAAACGGGCCGCAAGGGCCTGAAACTCTCCATGCGCTCCCAGCTTATGGTCGAGCGCTCGCTCCTGGGCTGGAAGGAAGTGGAGTACGAGGTGATGCGCGACAGCCGCGGAAACTGCATCACGGTGTGCAACATGGAGAACCTAGACCCGATGGGCGTGCACACCGGCGACTCGATCGTCGTCGCGCCTTCCCAGACGCTCAGCGACATCGAGTACCACATGCTGCGGACGGCCTCGCTCAAGATCATCGAAGCGCTGAAGATCGAGGGCGGCTGCAACGTTCAGCTCGCCGTGAACCCGGAGTCGTTTGACTACTACGTGATCGAGGTCAACCCGCGGGTCTCGCGCTCCTCGGCGCTCGCCTCGAAGGCCACGGGCTACCCCATCGCAAGGGTCGCGGCGAAGATCGCGGTCGGCAAGACCCTCGACGAGATCGAGAACGCGGTGACGCGCTCGACCAAGGCGTGTTTCGAGCCGGCGCTGGACTACGTCGTGGTCAAGATCCCCCGCTGGCCCTTCGACAAGTTCCCGGGAGGCGACCGCCGCCTAAGCACCCAGATGAAGGCGACGGGCGAGGTGATGGCCATCGACCGCACCTTCGAGGACGCCCTGCGCAAGGCCGTCCGCGGACTAGAGGTCCGCAGCAAGACCCTTTTCGAAGGGCCGTTCACCGGGGTAGGCGACGAGGCGCTGGCGGAAGCCGTCTCCCAGCCGACCGACGAGCGCCTTTGGGCCCTTGCCGAAGCCCTGCGACGAGGGTGGACGGTCGAAGAGGTCAACCGGTTGAGCCGGGTCGACCCCTGGTTCCTGAACAAGATCAAGAAGTTGCTGGAAAACGGGGACGGGCCGGAGAAGACGGTGTACAAGATGGTCGACACCTGTGCCGGCGAGTTCGAATCTCGCACCCCCTATTACTACGCTGCCCAGGAATCCGAGGACGAGGCTCTGACCACTGCGATAGACTAG
- the carA gene encoding glutamine-hydrolyzing carbamoyl-phosphate synthase small subunit, translated as MDAYLALGDGTVVKGHHLGATGTATGELVFNTGMTGYQEILSDPSYAGQIVLFTYPLIGNYGVNKDDFESDRIQPTSIVVREACAQPSNWRSSQNLDAFLHDRKVVAIQGVDTRALTKRVRDAGAMMAAVSSEGEHIARAAVERAVDYGQRDFVQEVTTREIYAWGPSGREPIDQPLADFKLKMVVVDCGLKFNILRRFAALGVRSIVLPSTTSADEVMAWKPDGVLFSPGPGDPARLAEVVETARDLLGRVPVFGICLGNQVLCQAVGGRTYKLKFGHRGANHPVKDLEDGTVTITSQNHGYAVDPDSLEGTGAHVTQVNLNDGTVEGVRMPKSYASSIQYHPEAAPGPWDSRKYFRAFVEQMERGPVVAGGGI; from the coding sequence TTGGACGCGTACCTCGCCCTCGGGGATGGGACCGTCGTCAAGGGACACCACTTGGGTGCGACCGGGACGGCTACCGGGGAATTGGTCTTCAACACCGGGATGACCGGCTACCAGGAGATTCTTAGCGACCCCAGCTACGCCGGCCAAATCGTCCTCTTCACCTATCCCCTCATCGGGAACTATGGGGTGAACAAAGACGACTTCGAGTCAGACCGAATCCAGCCCACGAGCATCGTCGTGCGCGAAGCCTGCGCACAACCCAGCAACTGGCGCTCGAGCCAGAACCTCGACGCCTTTCTGCACGATCGCAAGGTCGTCGCGATCCAAGGGGTCGACACACGCGCCCTGACAAAGCGTGTACGGGACGCCGGCGCGATGATGGCCGCCGTCAGCTCCGAGGGCGAGCACATCGCCCGGGCGGCGGTGGAGCGCGCCGTGGACTACGGCCAGCGCGACTTTGTGCAGGAAGTCACAACGCGCGAAATCTACGCCTGGGGCCCGAGCGGTCGCGAACCGATCGACCAACCCCTTGCCGACTTCAAGCTCAAGATGGTCGTGGTCGATTGCGGGCTTAAGTTCAACATCCTGCGCCGCTTCGCCGCCCTGGGCGTCCGCAGCATCGTCCTCCCCTCCACGACGAGCGCGGACGAGGTGATGGCGTGGAAGCCGGACGGCGTGCTCTTTTCACCCGGCCCGGGCGACCCGGCGCGGCTCGCCGAGGTGGTCGAGACCGCCCGCGACCTGCTCGGCCGCGTCCCCGTTTTCGGCATCTGCCTGGGCAACCAGGTCCTCTGCCAAGCCGTCGGAGGTCGCACGTACAAGCTGAAGTTCGGCCACCGCGGCGCGAACCATCCGGTGAAAGACTTGGAGGACGGCACCGTGACCATCACGAGCCAGAACCACGGCTATGCGGTCGACCCGGACTCGCTGGAGGGCACGGGCGCGCACGTGACCCAGGTCAACTTGAACGACGGCACGGTAGAGGGCGTGCGCATGCCGAAGAGCTACGCGAGCAGCATCCAGTACCACCCGGAGGCCGCACCCGGCCCGTGGGACTCGCGTAAATACTTCCGGGCGTTCGTCGAACAGATGGAGCGCGGCCCGGTCGTCGCGGGCGGGGGAATCTAG